In a single window of the Terriglobus roseus genome:
- a CDS encoding serine/threonine-protein kinase, which translates to MEQNGPLQFGPYVVLEQIGTGGMGAVYRARDRRLERDVAIKVLHRHLEMVGARERFLREARAVSSLNHPNISTIFDIGEQDGDPYLVMELLHGKSLKERLVDGAAVSASELELIAVQAAQALAAAHAKGIVHRDIKPANLFLVNGPHGEKQLKVLDFGLAKMESDRVLYGDKGGLTRTGSTVGTVEYMSPEQARGEDLDARSDLFSLGAVLYELATGDVPFRGATSAVVFAELLGNDPVPPRTHNSHVSPAMDAVIRKLLEKKRENRIQSAKALLEDLKTASEAATAAPVLAARPSASAITAAPPMTVAAPITGASPVTTPPTKAPGPSNNPPKHIVPVPEPTVRGPRIKPSGSRPSELYKRGSGGRPSMVREAPPTRESVATKLHATAPPSTEEEATGASRWWMAALAVLLLAGAGAILYFRPKAVMAPAVVALSGSLQVTQFDNATGELALQEAPAVAMQILLQETPSLHLAGYAPAADTVELDASELARRSGSEAYLTGSISRDGERYRIHAEILKTADGSRLAQEDADAATMTELPGAFSRLAAALRAHLGESPAQAGAIQLASEATASLPALALYSRGASLLRSGQALAAIEQFNKALVEDPGFPTARLGLVEALRQSGAEPERRRAALALAPLAPQVGICEKARIGYETADAANVLDAAQAWAKHCPNQADAEIAVSRQLLAAGRSAAAEAAGNRAVALDPPGRAAITASTEAMIAQGHFESAQKQQARAATASASSPGLILLAAYLRGDVAAESEVATLAEISPSWQDQWNFVTYLSNRGRLAEAARFGAAVASRVEVQPDVASTAILMRTRVAAMQAMAGHCEEGGVLGDGAGDLAQFYAEIASAWCRHAPETTDPGDANLTMIARAAALWSSGNPQEALNILQSTHPGVEAPMAAMLRAESHLALKQQVLAIGDYKAVLSGRGAAVLTGTIVYPAAQAGLATAYHTMGDELNATRVADDLKMLWTDASPGEPLLKRAQKR; encoded by the coding sequence ATGGAGCAGAACGGTCCGCTGCAGTTTGGACCCTATGTTGTGCTGGAACAGATCGGAACTGGAGGCATGGGCGCGGTGTATCGCGCGCGCGACCGTCGCCTTGAGCGCGATGTCGCCATCAAGGTTCTGCATCGCCATCTGGAAATGGTTGGCGCACGGGAACGTTTTCTGCGCGAGGCTCGCGCAGTCTCTTCACTGAACCATCCGAACATCTCGACCATTTTTGACATTGGCGAGCAGGACGGCGATCCGTACCTGGTAATGGAACTGCTGCATGGCAAAAGCCTGAAAGAGCGCCTGGTGGATGGCGCTGCGGTGTCGGCCTCAGAATTGGAATTGATTGCGGTACAGGCTGCACAGGCCCTTGCTGCTGCCCATGCCAAAGGCATCGTTCATCGCGACATCAAGCCGGCAAACCTCTTCCTGGTCAACGGGCCACACGGCGAAAAGCAGTTGAAGGTGCTGGACTTCGGTCTTGCCAAGATGGAGTCGGACCGCGTGCTCTACGGGGACAAGGGGGGACTGACACGGACGGGCTCCACCGTGGGAACTGTTGAGTACATGTCGCCGGAGCAGGCGCGCGGGGAAGACCTGGATGCGCGGTCTGACTTGTTCTCACTTGGCGCTGTCCTGTACGAGCTTGCGACGGGTGATGTACCGTTTCGCGGCGCGACCAGTGCTGTGGTCTTCGCAGAACTGCTGGGCAACGATCCAGTGCCGCCCCGTACGCACAACTCGCACGTGTCACCGGCGATGGATGCAGTCATCCGCAAGCTCCTGGAGAAGAAGCGTGAGAACCGCATCCAGTCTGCAAAGGCCTTGCTGGAAGATCTGAAGACCGCGAGCGAGGCGGCCACAGCAGCGCCCGTGCTTGCAGCCCGACCATCTGCCTCGGCTATCACCGCTGCGCCGCCCATGACAGTCGCCGCCCCCATCACGGGAGCCTCACCTGTGACGACGCCTCCGACAAAAGCGCCTGGACCGAGTAACAATCCGCCGAAACACATCGTACCGGTGCCAGAGCCTACGGTTCGCGGCCCACGCATCAAGCCTTCCGGTAGCCGCCCTTCCGAGCTCTATAAGCGCGGCTCAGGCGGCAGGCCGTCCATGGTGCGTGAAGCGCCTCCGACTCGGGAGAGTGTCGCAACGAAGCTTCATGCGACGGCGCCACCTTCGACGGAAGAGGAAGCGACGGGCGCAAGTCGGTGGTGGATGGCGGCGCTTGCTGTTCTGCTGCTTGCCGGTGCCGGGGCCATTCTTTACTTTCGTCCGAAGGCCGTTATGGCACCGGCCGTGGTGGCCCTCAGTGGGTCTCTGCAAGTGACACAGTTCGACAATGCGACGGGAGAACTCGCTCTGCAGGAGGCGCCCGCGGTAGCTATGCAGATTCTGCTGCAGGAAACGCCGTCGCTGCACCTTGCAGGTTACGCTCCGGCGGCCGACACGGTTGAACTGGACGCTTCGGAGCTGGCAAGACGGAGCGGCTCAGAGGCGTACCTGACCGGTTCCATATCGCGTGATGGAGAACGCTATCGCATCCACGCCGAGATCCTTAAGACCGCGGACGGCTCCAGGCTGGCGCAGGAGGATGCCGACGCCGCAACGATGACCGAACTGCCGGGCGCCTTCAGCCGGCTGGCAGCTGCGCTGCGTGCTCACCTGGGCGAGTCTCCAGCTCAGGCGGGCGCCATCCAGCTGGCATCTGAGGCTACCGCGTCTTTGCCTGCTCTGGCTCTGTACTCTCGAGGTGCGTCGCTTCTGCGGTCTGGACAAGCACTGGCTGCAATCGAGCAGTTCAATAAGGCATTGGTAGAAGACCCGGGCTTTCCGACGGCGCGTCTCGGTCTCGTGGAAGCGTTACGCCAATCAGGTGCCGAGCCAGAGAGGCGACGGGCGGCTCTGGCGCTTGCGCCCCTTGCGCCGCAAGTGGGTATCTGTGAGAAAGCACGCATTGGGTATGAGACTGCCGACGCTGCTAATGTGCTCGACGCAGCACAGGCTTGGGCGAAGCATTGTCCGAACCAGGCAGATGCGGAGATCGCAGTCTCGCGGCAGCTCCTCGCAGCCGGGAGGAGCGCTGCGGCGGAGGCAGCAGGCAACAGGGCCGTGGCGCTGGATCCCCCTGGCCGTGCAGCCATCACCGCATCCACGGAAGCCATGATTGCGCAGGGTCACTTCGAATCGGCACAGAAGCAACAAGCCCGTGCAGCGACGGCAAGTGCTTCCTCGCCCGGATTAATCCTGCTGGCTGCTTATCTTCGTGGCGACGTCGCCGCAGAGTCGGAAGTAGCAACATTGGCTGAGATTTCGCCTTCCTGGCAGGATCAGTGGAACTTCGTAACCTATCTCTCCAACCGAGGTCGTCTGGCGGAGGCGGCGCGGTTTGGAGCAGCAGTAGCTTCCCGGGTCGAAGTGCAGCCAGATGTAGCTTCGACGGCGATTCTGATGCGGACGCGTGTCGCGGCCATGCAGGCGATGGCCGGTCACTGCGAGGAAGGCGGTGTACTTGGAGACGGTGCCGGTGACCTGGCACAGTTCTACGCGGAGATCGCCAGCGCATGGTGCAGACATGCGCCCGAAACGACTGACCCAGGCGATGCAAATCTGACGATGATCGCTCGCGCAGCGGCTCTATGGAGTAGCGGCAACCCACAGGAAGCGCTGAATATTCTCCAGTCAACCCACCCTGGCGTGGAGGCACCGATGGCTGCCATGCTGCGCGCAGAGTCACACCTCGCGCTCAAGCAGCAGGTACTGGCCATCGGCGACTACAAGGCGGTCCTCTCCGGGCGTGGGGCAGCGGTGCTGACTGGTACGATCGTCTATCCCGCGGCGCAAGCGGGCCTGGCCACGGCGTATCACACGATGGGCGACGAACTTAACGCTACCCGCGTGGCAGACGACCTGAAGATGCTATGGACCGACGCATCGCCCGGCGAGCCGCTGCTCAAGCGCGCTCAGAAGCGATAG
- a CDS encoding FG-GAP repeat domain-containing protein has translation MRTALQSLLSVAIAGCAAALLAASRSPDIAFHVSMIDPGYGETVAVTDVNRDGKPDIISGESWYEAPRWTKHPLRQIDYLNGYIDNFSDLPMDVDGDGWTDVLQFSYFAHDIVWLKNPGKAGGPWKQTQIDDSGPTEFAFLVDLNNDGKANELLPEFDRPNVPAAWFELVHGKWIKHVVSKISYGHGIGVGDVNGDGRNDILTPKGWLEAPADIHAEGDWVFHATDWGWKYIPPAGTPADQARLSAAAARGGAQFGYMHFLDINGDGRKDLLTGMAHDYGVAWYEQTADGKWIQHVIDSSWSQAHASQLVDMNGDGQPDFVTGKRYFAHNGGDPGERDPIGLYWYEWRKLPADKANPANGGVEWTRHIVDYGGRMGGGVQTVSTDIDGDGDIDIVSAGKSGLFLAENLTKSQKAATPKH, from the coding sequence ATGCGCACTGCTCTGCAATCACTGTTGTCGGTCGCTATCGCCGGTTGCGCTGCCGCGCTACTCGCCGCGAGCAGGTCGCCCGATATCGCCTTTCACGTGAGCATGATCGACCCCGGATACGGTGAAACGGTCGCGGTCACAGATGTGAACCGCGACGGCAAGCCCGACATCATCTCAGGGGAAAGCTGGTACGAGGCTCCGCGCTGGACGAAGCATCCGTTGCGCCAGATCGACTACCTGAACGGCTACATCGACAACTTCTCTGACCTGCCGATGGATGTGGACGGCGACGGATGGACGGATGTCCTCCAGTTCAGCTACTTCGCGCACGACATCGTCTGGCTCAAAAATCCGGGCAAGGCCGGTGGGCCGTGGAAGCAGACGCAGATTGACGATAGTGGCCCGACGGAGTTCGCCTTCCTGGTCGATCTGAACAACGACGGCAAGGCCAATGAGCTGCTCCCGGAGTTCGATCGTCCCAACGTGCCGGCCGCCTGGTTTGAGCTCGTCCATGGCAAGTGGATAAAGCACGTCGTCTCCAAGATTAGCTACGGCCATGGGATCGGCGTGGGCGATGTCAACGGCGATGGCCGCAATGACATCCTCACACCGAAGGGATGGCTCGAGGCACCTGCGGACATACACGCCGAAGGCGACTGGGTCTTCCATGCCACCGACTGGGGATGGAAGTACATTCCACCTGCTGGCACTCCGGCCGACCAGGCGAGACTCTCCGCAGCTGCGGCACGCGGTGGTGCTCAGTTCGGTTACATGCACTTCCTCGACATCAATGGCGATGGTCGTAAAGACCTGTTGACCGGCATGGCGCATGACTACGGCGTGGCCTGGTATGAGCAGACTGCCGATGGTAAGTGGATACAGCATGTGATCGATAGTTCGTGGTCGCAGGCTCACGCTTCACAACTCGTCGACATGAACGGAGATGGCCAGCCCGACTTCGTGACGGGCAAGCGCTACTTCGCGCACAACGGCGGCGATCCCGGCGAACGCGATCCGATTGGACTGTACTGGTATGAGTGGCGCAAGCTGCCAGCCGATAAAGCTAACCCGGCCAATGGCGGCGTCGAGTGGACGCGCCACATCGTCGACTACGGCGGACGCATGGGTGGTGGTGTGCAGACGGTATCAACCGACATCGACGGCGACGGCGATATCGATATCGTCAGTGCGGGCAAGAGCGGCCTGTTCCTGGCTGAGAATCTAACGAAATCACAGAAGGCTGCAACTCCGAAGCATTAG
- a CDS encoding glycoside hydrolase family 25 protein yields the protein MAIDAIVDLSHHNNKTDLEAARRSGILGVIHKATQGLTYTDPFYAPHRTAARAAGLLWGAYHFGDGSDGLQQAERFLSVVGDPRGMLLVLDFEANPVGPSMSLEEARAFVTHVQSATGVWPGLYCGHYIKELLGPKKDPVLANCWLWIAQYGPTPVVPATWKTWTMWQYTDGAAGLNPKPVPGIGLCDRDQFNGTQEGLNDLWSAIH from the coding sequence ATGGCCATTGACGCGATCGTTGATCTTTCTCACCATAACAATAAGACAGACCTGGAAGCAGCTCGTAGGAGCGGCATACTGGGTGTCATTCACAAGGCCACCCAGGGCCTCACTTATACCGACCCCTTCTATGCTCCGCATCGCACGGCAGCACGGGCAGCAGGGTTGTTATGGGGCGCCTACCATTTCGGCGATGGTTCCGACGGCCTGCAGCAGGCGGAGCGTTTTCTCAGCGTCGTGGGAGATCCACGGGGCATGCTTCTCGTGCTGGATTTTGAAGCCAACCCGGTCGGTCCGAGCATGTCTCTGGAAGAAGCTCGGGCGTTTGTAACTCACGTGCAGTCCGCAACCGGAGTCTGGCCCGGACTTTATTGTGGTCACTACATCAAGGAGCTCCTCGGGCCGAAGAAGGATCCGGTGCTTGCGAACTGCTGGCTCTGGATCGCGCAATATGGTCCCACACCTGTAGTCCCGGCGACATGGAAGACATGGACGATGTGGCAGTATACCGATGGTGCCGCTGGTCTAAATCCAAAGCCAGTTCCGGGAATAGGATTATGTGATCGCGATCAGTTCAATGGAACGCAGGAGGGCCTGAACGACCTCTGGTCCGCCATTCACTGA